Proteins encoded within one genomic window of Armatimonadota bacterium:
- a CDS encoding exonuclease SbcCD subunit D, whose translation MSKIKIMHFGDVHLGIENYGKIDPETGLNSRLTDFSRSLNAAIDKALEAGVNLALFAGDAYKSRDPNQTHQREFASCIRRLTDAGLPIVMLTGNHDLPNSRARANAIEIYRTLGVKNVHVLSKPEVLLIETTAGPIQIAAMPYLLRSVVLSREETRNLSIEETTDLMVRKYTDYIAYLARQLNPSIPSVLLGHFWIKNSKVSSQSSYLNVAEPEVLVSAVANPAFDYVAMGHIHKHQDLNKRGHPPVVYCGSIERIDFSEKDEEKGIVIVEVEKGSASYEFVSVPARRFVEIEVDADVDNPTQRILDEISSKRIDDAVVKLIYHISADKLPFVRDSDIQRALSSAFYVLPITKHIIRDKEAIRNRLLTESLDPLRALEMYFDTIEDYRKRKAELMDYARPLIQELIAEENIT comes from the coding sequence ATGAGCAAAATCAAGATAATGCACTTCGGTGATGTCCACCTCGGCATCGAGAACTACGGAAAAATTGACCCAGAGACAGGCCTTAACTCTCGCCTCACAGACTTTTCGCGTTCACTTAACGCGGCAATCGACAAAGCACTCGAAGCAGGAGTAAATTTAGCGCTCTTTGCTGGGGATGCATACAAATCTAGAGATCCAAACCAAACACACCAGCGAGAGTTTGCCTCGTGTATCCGGCGACTTACCGACGCAGGACTGCCAATCGTAATGCTTACAGGCAACCACGATTTACCTAACTCCAGAGCTCGTGCAAACGCAATCGAAATATATCGCACGCTCGGTGTAAAGAACGTGCATGTGCTTAGTAAACCAGAAGTCCTTCTTATTGAAACCACTGCCGGACCTATTCAGATAGCCGCAATGCCATACCTTTTAAGAAGCGTTGTTCTCTCACGCGAAGAAACGCGCAATCTTTCCATAGAAGAAACCACCGATTTGATGGTAAGAAAGTATACCGACTACATTGCTTATTTGGCTCGGCAGCTAAACCCATCTATCCCTTCTGTCTTATTAGGTCATTTCTGGATAAAAAATTCAAAAGTCAGTTCCCAAAGCTCCTATTTAAACGTTGCTGAGCCTGAGGTGTTGGTAAGCGCAGTCGCAAATCCTGCTTTCGACTATGTAGCAATGGGACATATCCACAAACATCAGGATTTGAACAAGAGGGGGCATCCGCCTGTAGTCTATTGTGGAAGCATTGAGCGTATAGACTTCAGTGAGAAGGACGAGGAAAAGGGAATCGTTATCGTCGAGGTTGAAAAAGGCTCCGCATCTTATGAGTTTGTCAGTGTACCAGCCAGGAGATTTGTCGAAATTGAAGTGGATGCAGATGTTGATAATCCAACCCAACGCATTCTCGACGAAATTTCGTCGAAGCGGATAGATGATGCTGTGGTCAAGTTGATTTATCACATCTCCGCTGACAAACTACCTTTTGTCCGAGATTCGGACATCCAAAGAGCGCTTTCTTCTGCATTCTATGTTTTGCCTATAACAAAACACATTATTCGTGACAAGGAAGCCATCCGAAATAGACTGTTAACGGAATCACTCGACCCTCTTCGGGCGCTTGAAATGTATTTTGATACAATAGAAGATTACCGAAAACGAAAGGCCGAATTAATGGATTACGCACGGCCGTTGATTCAAGAATTAATAGCGGAAGAAAACATAACATAA
- a CDS encoding SMC family ATPase, translating into MIPLRLELRNFMSYGENVTPLDLRGIHIACLSGDNGNGKSALLDAITWALWGEARASDDELIRLGSDEMRVVFDFQLGDDVYRVIRGRSKKSSSGIWELYIADNGQIEEKTNGLQHHTSQPSPTWRPLTGQGLRETGRQIKRILRMDYRTFINSAYIQQGRADEFTKQTVSDRKKILADILDLGRYDALEQKAKDRRNQADQQVQELSREIETIEAEIANENELQQQLNESIAERNKIEKEIASKESELKKLMKKQAELEAAASQKRESEKRISELQKEIDNLIARKSEQEQRIKQFQEIIKDKERILAGMNKLTELRNQLPDFEKRLEALRQLELEQMRIEQAISNERHKIELEFRSRADELGQLLAKIEQLPAITNEVETLQKEIAELDKLEIRRNEIQTEITNLSNRMGELKALHERLPQEKKDLEEKLRLLSEPGARCPVCRTELGKDKHAELVNDYKMQIEQTENKIKAVISDATNVKKKRASLETELANIENKLKKGRDTRHRLAQAEQVQLQILEAKKQEPSLKKAVESLQKQLETENFAHDLRLKLKKTEEEITSLGYDTNEHNRIKEEIKKLEEFEALAANLKVAEESLPTNEENLRAINELIASRQMSIAEHEKTIKDLEKLLLEFDAVITELNAVSKTLEQLRELDRQITGRIANLRQSIERCKALREKVDKLQKDLEKAKKDRTIYNDLVTAFGKKGVQALIIENAIPEIQEEANRLLARMTDNSMQVSLETLRDKKTGGTAETLDIKISDDMGTRSYELYSGGEAFRVNLALRIALSKLLARRAGARLQTLIIDEGFGTQDGKGREKLVDAINSIKDDFEKILVITHIDELKDAFPTRIEITKDLQGSKISIS; encoded by the coding sequence ATGATTCCACTTAGATTAGAACTTCGGAACTTTATGTCCTACGGCGAAAATGTGACGCCGCTTGACTTGCGAGGTATCCACATCGCTTGCCTCTCTGGCGACAACGGCAATGGTAAATCGGCACTTCTCGATGCAATTACTTGGGCGCTTTGGGGGGAAGCTCGCGCCTCAGACGATGAACTAATCCGCCTCGGTTCAGATGAAATGCGAGTTGTTTTTGATTTCCAACTTGGTGACGACGTATACCGCGTTATTCGAGGGCGTAGCAAGAAAAGTTCCTCTGGCATTTGGGAACTTTATATTGCGGATAATGGCCAAATTGAAGAAAAGACAAACGGTCTTCAACACCATACCTCCCAGCCATCACCAACATGGCGGCCACTTACAGGCCAAGGGCTTCGTGAAACTGGCCGCCAAATAAAACGCATCCTTCGAATGGACTATCGGACCTTTATTAATTCCGCCTATATTCAGCAGGGTAGGGCAGATGAGTTTACAAAGCAAACGGTTTCCGACCGGAAGAAAATTCTCGCAGATATCCTCGACCTAGGTCGCTATGATGCACTAGAGCAAAAAGCAAAAGACCGCCGCAATCAAGCTGACCAACAAGTCCAAGAGCTAAGTAGAGAAATAGAAACAATTGAAGCGGAAATTGCAAACGAAAATGAACTCCAACAACAGCTTAATGAATCAATCGCTGAGCGCAATAAAATCGAAAAAGAAATTGCAAGCAAAGAGTCAGAATTAAAAAAGCTGATGAAAAAGCAGGCGGAGCTCGAAGCAGCTGCATCCCAAAAACGGGAAAGTGAGAAGCGCATTAGCGAATTGCAAAAGGAGATTGACAATCTCATAGCTCGAAAGTCCGAGCAAGAGCAACGCATAAAGCAATTCCAAGAGATTATCAAAGACAAAGAACGAATTCTTGCAGGAATGAACAAACTTACAGAGCTCAGAAACCAATTGCCCGATTTTGAGAAAAGGCTCGAAGCTCTTCGGCAGCTTGAACTAGAACAAATGCGCATAGAACAGGCCATTTCAAACGAACGCCACAAGATAGAATTGGAGTTTCGATCTCGAGCCGATGAACTCGGCCAATTATTGGCCAAAATCGAGCAATTACCAGCCATAACTAACGAAGTAGAAACTTTGCAAAAAGAGATTGCTGAACTAGATAAACTTGAGATTCGAAGGAACGAAATACAAACTGAAATCACAAATCTCTCGAATCGAATGGGCGAGCTAAAAGCCCTCCACGAAAGGCTGCCCCAAGAGAAAAAGGATCTCGAGGAGAAATTGCGGCTCCTCTCCGAACCAGGTGCACGGTGTCCAGTTTGTCGGACTGAACTCGGCAAGGACAAACATGCAGAGCTAGTTAATGATTACAAAATGCAAATTGAACAAACAGAAAACAAAATAAAGGCGGTCATTTCCGATGCAACGAACGTCAAGAAAAAGCGCGCTAGTTTAGAAACCGAGCTTGCAAATATTGAAAATAAACTCAAGAAGGGCAGGGATACTCGCCACAGACTTGCTCAAGCAGAACAAGTGCAATTGCAAATCCTCGAAGCGAAAAAACAAGAACCTAGTTTAAAAAAGGCAGTCGAGTCTTTGCAGAAACAGCTTGAAACCGAAAATTTTGCACATGACTTACGTCTGAAGCTGAAAAAAACCGAAGAAGAAATAACATCCTTGGGATACGATACAAACGAGCATAATCGGATAAAAGAGGAGATTAAAAAACTAGAAGAATTTGAAGCTCTTGCCGCAAATCTCAAAGTTGCCGAAGAAAGCCTTCCAACAAATGAGGAAAACTTGAGGGCAATCAACGAATTAATCGCCAGCCGCCAAATGTCAATAGCTGAACACGAAAAGACCATAAAAGATCTTGAAAAATTGCTCCTGGAATTCGACGCGGTAATAACTGAACTTAATGCGGTCTCTAAAACTCTGGAGCAACTTCGAGAGCTAGACCGACAGATTACTGGTAGAATTGCAAACCTCAGGCAATCAATCGAACGCTGTAAAGCTTTGCGGGAAAAAGTTGACAAGCTGCAAAAAGACCTTGAAAAGGCAAAGAAAGACAGAACCATTTACAATGATTTGGTTACTGCATTTGGAAAGAAAGGAGTTCAAGCACTTATTATCGAGAACGCAATCCCTGAAATTCAGGAAGAAGCAAACCGATTGCTCGCCCGAATGACCGATAACTCAATGCAAGTAAGCCTAGAAACATTGCGTGACAAAAAGACAGGCGGTACTGCTGAAACACTTGACATCAAAATTAGCGATGATATGGGAACCCGAAGTTACGAGCTCTACAGCGGTGGTGAAGCATTTCGTGTAAACCTTGCTCTTCGAATCGCGCTCTCGAAGCTTCTTGCCCGCCGTGCTGGAGCCCGGCTTCAGACATTGATAATCGATGAGGGCTTTGGCACACAAGATGGCAAAGGAAGAGAAAAACTCGTCGACGCAATTAACTCAATCAAAGATGATTTCGAAAAGATTCTAGTAATCACTCACATCGATGAACTAAAAGACGCATTCCCTACCCGCATTGAAATAACAAAGGACTTGCAGGGGAGCAAAATAAGCATTTCCTAG
- a CDS encoding carbon starvation CstA family protein, whose translation MNAGLLFVAAVPLFLFAYKFYGRYIANIFSVDDSRSTPACEMCDDVDYVPAKPLVLFGHHFASIAGAGPILGPTMAMIFGFIPVWLWIVFGSIFVGAVHDYSALLTSIREKGKSMAEVAEQALGRAGFLLFIAFTIVMILMVTSVFLQITATALTSLVPLEILRMASSQTLLKTTVVKGVVNARIGGIASTSVIIITCFSPFIGYLLYKRKANVNLMALFALGICIFSVLMGLRYPVSIDKNIWMIIIAVYTVFAAGIPVWLVLQPRDFTNAFMLYGGVAALAIAGITALFRGIPISAPGWNVAEGTAKLGLIWPILFITVACGACSGFHALVAGGTTSKQISQESHAKSIAYGGMLLEALLALGVVIAVGAGLNFKHYLSFVFPGASGQSNPAAAFAVGMGGLLHDALGISAAFGTIFGMLLVEGFVITTLDTAVRLNRYLFEELWAILFRNPPWFMKTYIFNSLLSVGLMLFFAYTNTILALWPIFGSANQLLSALTLLSVVGWLALKGRRYLFAFLPALFMMATTMTALVYLFVTKYLPAKANALMGADVALVVLAVLVVILMVRVLVSFRAKETSAAVTDNVLAKSSK comes from the coding sequence ATGAATGCCGGCCTTCTGTTTGTTGCTGCCGTTCCTCTATTTTTGTTTGCTTACAAGTTCTATGGGCGCTATATTGCTAATATTTTTAGCGTAGATGATTCACGTTCAACCCCAGCTTGCGAAATGTGTGATGACGTGGATTATGTTCCCGCAAAGCCGCTTGTGCTTTTTGGTCATCATTTTGCTTCAATTGCAGGTGCAGGTCCGATTTTGGGCCCCACAATGGCTATGATTTTTGGGTTTATACCCGTATGGCTATGGATTGTATTTGGGAGTATCTTCGTTGGTGCAGTGCATGATTATTCCGCATTGCTAACAAGTATTCGCGAGAAAGGCAAATCCATGGCCGAAGTTGCAGAGCAGGCACTGGGGCGCGCTGGTTTTCTGTTGTTTATTGCTTTTACTATTGTAATGATCTTGATGGTAACATCAGTGTTCCTTCAAATAACTGCGACTGCTCTCACATCATTAGTACCGCTTGAGATTCTTCGAATGGCAAGTAGCCAAACTTTGCTTAAAACAACCGTAGTCAAAGGGGTTGTGAATGCGAGAATTGGTGGCATTGCCTCAACTTCAGTAATTATCATTACTTGTTTTTCTCCATTTATCGGTTATCTTCTTTACAAGCGAAAAGCAAATGTGAATTTGATGGCTCTCTTTGCGCTTGGGATTTGTATATTCTCGGTGCTTATGGGACTAAGATATCCTGTAAGCATTGACAAGAACATATGGATGATAATTATTGCGGTGTATACAGTTTTTGCTGCTGGCATTCCCGTATGGTTAGTGCTCCAACCGCGGGACTTCACAAACGCATTTATGCTTTATGGAGGTGTAGCTGCGCTAGCTATTGCTGGAATAACAGCCCTATTTCGGGGTATACCGATAAGTGCTCCTGGTTGGAATGTTGCTGAGGGGACTGCAAAGTTAGGATTAATATGGCCTATTCTTTTTATTACCGTTGCTTGTGGGGCATGTTCTGGTTTTCATGCGCTTGTTGCTGGTGGAACCACATCAAAACAGATTTCGCAGGAGTCTCATGCAAAAAGTATTGCATATGGAGGAATGCTCTTAGAGGCTCTTCTTGCACTTGGAGTTGTTATTGCAGTTGGTGCCGGCCTCAATTTTAAACACTATTTATCGTTTGTTTTTCCTGGGGCGTCGGGGCAGTCAAATCCTGCAGCCGCATTTGCCGTTGGGATGGGTGGTCTGCTTCATGATGCGCTAGGAATTTCTGCTGCTTTTGGAACAATCTTTGGAATGCTTTTGGTCGAGGGATTCGTCATTACAACTCTGGACACCGCCGTGCGTCTCAATCGCTATCTTTTTGAGGAACTTTGGGCTATCTTGTTTAGGAATCCCCCGTGGTTTATGAAAACCTACATTTTTAATTCTTTATTATCTGTTGGGTTGATGCTTTTCTTTGCTTATACAAATACGATTCTTGCACTATGGCCTATTTTTGGTTCAGCTAACCAACTTCTTTCGGCTCTTACATTACTGTCCGTTGTTGGATGGTTGGCATTGAAGGGTAGACGCTATCTTTTCGCCTTTTTGCCGGCTTTATTTATGATGGCGACCACGATGACGGCACTGGTGTATCTTTTCGTGACAAAGTACCTACCTGCAAAGGCAAATGCATTAATGGGCGCAGATGTAGCTCTCGTGGTTCTCGCAGTTCTAGTTGTTATTCTAATGGTGCGTGTTCTGGTGTCTTTTCGCGCAAAAGAAACTTCGGCGGCTGTTACCGATAATGTGCTCGCAAAAAGTAGCAAATAA
- a CDS encoding NAD-binding protein, with protein MYIIVAGGGKVGHYLTRALIDAGHEVLLLEKDRSRADYLSEDLGEVVTWGDACEVSTMKEVGMERADVVVAVTGDDEDNLVICQMAKRKFHVPRTIARVNNPKNEDIFEMLGIDATVSSTKIIFNLIEQQIETDEVIPLAPLQRGNIEIVEVDLGPKSPVVGKRINQVALPQDALIISIVRDGHAILPNIDVVFKEGDSVIALVNADQEAQLRAIFAESH; from the coding sequence ATGTACATAATAGTTGCTGGCGGCGGAAAAGTAGGACATTATTTAACACGAGCTTTGATTGACGCTGGGCATGAGGTGCTTCTTTTGGAGAAGGATCGCTCCCGTGCGGATTATCTTTCGGAGGACCTCGGTGAAGTAGTTACGTGGGGAGATGCTTGCGAAGTCTCGACAATGAAAGAGGTTGGGATGGAACGAGCCGATGTTGTGGTGGCGGTAACAGGAGACGATGAAGATAATCTTGTTATTTGTCAGATGGCAAAACGGAAGTTCCACGTTCCTCGCACGATTGCTCGTGTAAACAATCCCAAAAATGAAGATATTTTCGAAATGCTTGGCATTGATGCAACAGTAAGCAGTACAAAGATAATTTTTAATCTAATTGAGCAACAAATCGAAACGGATGAGGTTATTCCACTTGCTCCTCTTCAGCGTGGAAACATTGAGATTGTCGAAGTAGATCTTGGGCCCAAATCACCGGTTGTTGGAAAGAGGATAAACCAGGTTGCCCTCCCCCAGGACGCATTAATTATTTCGATTGTTCGAGATGGTCATGCAATCCTTCCAAACATTGATGTGGTATTTAAGGAAGGCGACAGCGTAATAGCCCTAGTTAATGCTGACCAGGAAGCCCAGCTGCGAGCCATCTTTGCAGAGAGCCATTAG
- a CDS encoding TrkA family potassium uptake protein, with translation MKVIILGCGRIGSTLARSLVRDGEDVTIIDRTSTAFRRLGPDFKGKMVLGNGIDEEVMLKAGIKDADAFIAVTNGDNTNIMSVQIAKEKFHVPKVIARIYDPIRAYAYRELGLQTICTTVVGARLIKDTLLGKELGAMADYCALNPEDPVI, from the coding sequence ATGAAAGTAATTATTCTCGGTTGCGGTCGCATTGGCTCCACTCTTGCTCGCTCGTTGGTAAGGGATGGAGAAGATGTAACAATAATTGACCGCACAAGCACAGCGTTTCGCAGACTTGGGCCCGATTTCAAGGGCAAAATGGTTTTGGGCAATGGAATTGATGAGGAAGTGATGCTGAAAGCTGGTATAAAGGATGCAGATGCGTTTATTGCGGTGACCAACGGCGACAACACGAACATTATGTCGGTTCAAATAGCGAAAGAGAAATTCCATGTGCCTAAGGTTATTGCTAGAATTTACGATCCAATCCGAGCATACGCATATCGCGAGCTTGGACTTCAGACTATTTGCACAACCGTTGTTGGCGCGCGATTAATCAAAGATACACTGCTGGGAAAGGAGTTGGGGGCAATGGCTGATTACTGCGCTCTCAACCCTGAGGATCCAGTCATTTAA
- a CDS encoding tetratricopeptide repeat protein has translation MGKPISSHIHLKLCILVVIITAVAFAQVVGHKFVSYDDSKYVTLNPHIRNGITWATITWAFTTFRASNWHPLTWLSHALDCQLYGLHNACGHHVTNLLLHLANVVLLFLLFSKMTGAVWRSALLALLFGVHPLHVESVAWVAERKDVLSTLFWMLTILAYIQYAQSPKTKTYISVITFFALGLMSKPMLVTLPFVLLLLDYWPLKRMNIDRQSKSPGKTSKLMLEKVPLLILAAGSSVMTFVAQRIGGSVATVESFTIGVRVANALVSYVKYLVKTIWPHNLAAFYPHPNNTIPTWQVFGSWIIILGITISVFKAAKSRPYLMVGWLWYLVTLIPVIGFIQVGFQAMADRYTYIPLIGIFIIIAWGVPDLVGRVERSEIKQGLTVIPSSRSTILPFASSLVTLTLVILTWHQVRYWKDTITLFEHAIAVTKGNYVAHNNLGQELSSIGELDKAIAHYRLAIKSDPDPGLAYNNLGAALAQLGRISEAMEAFHRAVESDPECCEAYVNLGRGYALQGDFHKAKQYLEKALEIDPENSAAYLEMGNVLGRQGMYAKAEEYFAKAIYLNPNSAEAHNNMGVIYRKTNRLDNAIVEFREAMRLKPDLPAPYHNLALIYYVKGDIKTAWDVIREGEANGVNPNPMLVQALSRAMPKPSLTAQPSP, from the coding sequence ATGGGAAAGCCAATCAGCTCTCACATCCACCTCAAACTGTGTATTCTCGTTGTTATAATTACAGCAGTCGCTTTTGCTCAGGTCGTCGGACACAAGTTTGTAAGCTACGATGACAGCAAGTATGTTACTCTTAATCCTCACATCCGCAACGGAATTACCTGGGCCACAATCACATGGGCTTTTACGACCTTTCGTGCAAGCAATTGGCATCCGTTGACCTGGCTTTCTCATGCGTTGGACTGCCAGCTCTATGGTTTACACAATGCCTGCGGCCATCATGTAACAAACTTGCTCCTACATTTGGCGAACGTAGTTCTGCTTTTTCTCCTTTTTAGCAAAATGACTGGGGCAGTCTGGCGAAGCGCACTCCTAGCCCTTCTTTTTGGCGTTCATCCACTCCATGTTGAATCAGTCGCTTGGGTAGCCGAGAGAAAAGACGTATTAAGCACTCTCTTTTGGATGCTCACCATATTGGCATACATCCAATATGCTCAATCCCCAAAAACCAAAACCTACATTTCAGTAATTACTTTCTTCGCTCTTGGGCTAATGTCAAAGCCAATGCTTGTAACGCTTCCGTTTGTGCTTTTGTTGCTCGACTATTGGCCACTCAAACGAATGAATATTGACCGCCAATCGAAATCTCCAGGTAAAACTTCAAAGCTTATGCTGGAAAAAGTACCGCTCCTTATTTTAGCAGCCGGTTCCTCTGTTATGACATTCGTCGCTCAGCGAATAGGAGGATCTGTTGCAACAGTAGAAAGCTTTACGATCGGCGTCAGAGTAGCTAATGCGCTTGTATCATATGTCAAATATCTAGTTAAGACAATTTGGCCGCACAATTTGGCAGCATTTTATCCGCACCCAAACAACACAATCCCTACTTGGCAAGTGTTTGGCTCATGGATAATAATACTTGGAATTACAATTTCCGTTTTCAAAGCCGCCAAAAGTCGTCCATATCTCATGGTAGGCTGGCTCTGGTATCTCGTCACTCTAATACCCGTCATTGGTTTTATTCAAGTTGGCTTCCAGGCAATGGCAGACAGATACACTTATATTCCATTAATTGGCATCTTCATTATAATCGCATGGGGAGTTCCGGATTTAGTCGGAAGGGTAGAGCGCAGCGAAATAAAACAAGGTTTAACAGTTATCCCATCCTCAAGGTCTACCATTCTACCATTTGCATCCAGTCTCGTTACCTTAACCTTAGTAATTCTTACATGGCACCAAGTACGATACTGGAAAGATACGATTACATTATTCGAGCACGCGATAGCCGTAACAAAAGGGAATTATGTTGCACACAATAATCTCGGCCAAGAGCTGAGTTCGATTGGTGAATTGGATAAAGCAATTGCCCACTACCGATTGGCTATCAAAAGCGACCCTGACCCAGGACTGGCATACAATAATCTAGGGGCTGCACTTGCGCAATTAGGCAGGATTTCTGAAGCAATGGAAGCATTTCACCGCGCTGTGGAAAGCGACCCCGAATGCTGTGAAGCATATGTGAATCTCGGGCGTGGATACGCTTTGCAGGGTGATTTCCATAAAGCTAAGCAATATCTCGAAAAAGCGCTGGAAATTGATCCTGAAAATTCGGCCGCTTATTTGGAAATGGGCAATGTGCTTGGCCGCCAAGGAATGTATGCGAAAGCTGAAGAGTACTTTGCAAAAGCAATCTATCTAAACCCAAATTCCGCCGAGGCACACAATAATATGGGCGTTATCTACCGCAAAACAAACAGGCTAGACAATGCGATAGTAGAATTTAGGGAAGCTATGCGCTTAAAACCAGATTTGCCAGCGCCTTACCACAACCTTGCGCTTATCTATTATGTTAAAGGAGATATCAAAACCGCTTGGGATGTTATTCGAGAAGGAGAAGCCAACGGCGTAAATCCAAATCCAATGCTTGTGCAGGCCCTCTCCCGTGCTATGCCTAAACCCTCATTGACAGCGCAGCCTTCGCCGTGA
- a CDS encoding glycosyltransferase family 39 protein: MPTSKTIRPKKSNLENYDLSPYKAWGVIVLTILLVGFLRARLLNVPLERDEGEYAYMGQLLLQGIPPYKLAYSMKLPGIYAVYGVIMAVFGQTITAIHLGLLLANVITIVLLFLIAKRIADNRAGIIAAIVFAVLSISPLSHGLAANAEHFVVLFALGGILCMLKAIESQRLHCFFLSGLLLGFSMLVKQHGGCFAIFAGLYILLTGLRKQTHRVRILAQQAGLYICGLFLPYGLACLFLFAEGVFDNFWFWTATYSKQYATRLSLSTGVKYYLSDAIENVFKPSFSIWILGIFGFAALFDHKIRRYYMFIIGFTLFSLISVFPGYFFRRHYFILLLPATAVLIGIGYTSAIAILAKRKKALAIIPVTIFGIAVIAALLNQGKLLFSASPIEVSRAVYGLQPFPEALEIAKYIKRSSTKQDTIAVLGSEPEIFFYANRRSATSYIYVYPLMEEHSKALEMQNEMMQNIQKAKPKFIVSVVNPLSWGVSRGSVTKIFNWSADYCRQHYKIVGIVDMLSADWTDYYWDNEARKNTPQSQEYVIILERKT, translated from the coding sequence ATGCCGACTTCAAAAACAATTCGACCCAAAAAGTCGAATCTCGAAAATTATGATCTTTCCCCCTATAAAGCATGGGGCGTGATTGTTCTAACGATACTCCTCGTAGGGTTTCTCCGCGCTCGATTATTGAACGTCCCCCTTGAGCGCGATGAAGGCGAGTATGCTTATATGGGTCAGCTTTTGCTCCAAGGAATCCCTCCATATAAGCTTGCCTACAGCATGAAACTCCCAGGCATCTACGCTGTTTATGGTGTTATTATGGCAGTTTTTGGCCAAACAATAACTGCTATACACCTCGGTCTTTTGCTAGCCAATGTCATTACAATAGTTCTTTTATTTCTAATCGCCAAGCGAATAGCTGATAATCGGGCTGGAATCATAGCGGCGATTGTATTCGCTGTTCTATCTATAAGCCCACTTAGCCACGGTTTGGCTGCAAATGCAGAGCATTTTGTGGTTCTCTTTGCACTTGGCGGCATTCTCTGCATGTTAAAGGCGATCGAATCGCAACGACTGCATTGCTTCTTTTTGAGTGGGCTACTTTTGGGCTTTTCAATGTTGGTTAAGCAGCACGGTGGATGCTTTGCTATTTTTGCAGGGCTATATATTCTTCTTACCGGGTTAAGAAAACAAACCCATCGCGTCCGAATTTTAGCGCAACAGGCAGGTTTATATATATGTGGCTTGTTTCTTCCGTACGGTTTGGCGTGCTTGTTCCTTTTCGCTGAGGGAGTTTTTGACAATTTTTGGTTTTGGACGGCCACTTATTCAAAGCAGTACGCTACTAGATTATCACTTTCGACGGGGGTTAAATATTATCTTTCGGATGCCATAGAGAACGTCTTCAAGCCATCGTTTTCAATATGGATTTTAGGAATTTTTGGATTTGCAGCATTGTTTGACCACAAAATACGGCGCTATTATATGTTTATAATAGGGTTCACGCTGTTCTCATTAATTTCCGTTTTCCCAGGATACTTTTTCCGCAGGCATTATTTTATCCTACTTCTCCCTGCTACAGCAGTCCTTATTGGAATCGGTTACACTTCAGCAATAGCCATATTGGCAAAGCGAAAGAAAGCACTTGCGATTATACCCGTTACCATTTTTGGAATTGCAGTAATTGCGGCGCTCCTCAACCAAGGAAAATTGCTTTTTTCAGCATCACCAATTGAAGTCTCCCGCGCCGTATACGGTCTCCAGCCTTTCCCAGAAGCATTAGAAATCGCAAAATATATTAAAAGGTCCTCAACTAAGCAAGACACGATCGCAGTTTTAGGGTCCGAGCCAGAAATTTTTTTCTATGCAAATCGAAGGTCCGCCACATCTTATATCTACGTCTACCCACTCATGGAGGAACATAGCAAAGCACTCGAAATGCAAAATGAAATGATGCAAAACATCCAAAAAGCAAAGCCTAAGTTTATCGTTTCAGTCGTCAATCCGCTTTCGTGGGGTGTTTCGCGAGGTTCTGTAACTAAAATTTTCAACTGGAGCGCAGATTATTGCCGGCAGCATTATAAAATAGTAGGTATAGTTGATATGTTGTCAGCCGACTGGACGGATTATTATTGGGACAACGAGGCAAGAAAAAATACCCCACAATCACAGGAATATGTGATAATTTTGGAAAGAAAAACCTAA